In Necator americanus strain Aroian chromosome IV, whole genome shotgun sequence, the following proteins share a genomic window:
- a CDS encoding hypothetical protein (NECATOR_CHRIV.G15736.T2) has protein sequence MPLCLTFIDLEKAFGSVETEAVVEALDNQGVPIQYIKVLRELYSNFTTGILPFYKNIIIDVKRGVRQGDTISPKISQPPSRTQCESWDGTTWD, from the coding sequence atgccgctctgtctcaccttcatcgacttagaGAAAGCCTTCGgatcagttgagacggaagcggtcgtggaagccttggacaaccaaggcgtccctattcagtacataaaggtacttcgagagttgtacagtaacttcacgacaggaattttgccattctacaagaacatcatcattgacgtgaagaggggggtccgacagggtgataccatttcacccaaaatatcacagccaccctcgagaacgcaatgcgaaagttgggatgggacgacatgggattga
- a CDS encoding hypothetical protein (NECATOR_CHRIV.G15735.T1) produces the protein MAICTYNAHTLASEAAIEHLMMEAKKIKYDVIGLIETRRRHLLNAVYETGDELFLGTCDSRGVGGIGVLVNTSTAKNIDSFEQLTTQIGRLRMRRCGPTPALTIFVAYAPTSSYKEEEEEEVEAFYMDLEKFYREDHAFYKVIIGDFNAKVGPRRTPEELHIGTHGLQWNDQGERLSEFIMTTKTIHGNSQFQKPSSLRWTWESPGGGYRNEIDHIIVNKRLCLTDVAVVPKSECKVPKQRKTSKTVLLYKKGDPHDIGNYRPICLLPVSSLQEWSLIGLKKSWM, from the coding sequence atggcgatctgtacttataacgcacatacacttgcatcggaagcggccatcgaacaTCTGATGATggaagccaagaagatcaagtacgatgtcatcggaCTGATCGAGACGAGACGTCGTCACcttctcaacgccgtatatgaaactggagatgaactgttcttaggaacatgcgacagtagaggtgttggtggaattggcgtcctcgtcaacacgagtacggcaaagaacatcgattctttcgaacaacttacgacccagatcggacgtctgcggatgagaagatgtggtccaacacctgctttgactatcttcgtcgcttacgctccgacatcaagctacaaagaagaagaagaagaagaagtcgaagctttctatatggacctggagaagttctaccgagaagatcatgccttctacaaggtcataattggcgatttcaacgccaaagttggcccaagaagaacgccggaggaacttcacattgggacccacggcctacaatggaatgaccagggggagaggctctccgagttcatcatgacgactaagaccatccatggaaactcgcaattccagaagccctcctctctacgctggacgtgggagtcacccggtggagggtaccgtaatgaaatagaccacatcatcgtcaataaaaggctctgcctgacggacgtcgctgttgtaccaaagtcgGAATgtaaggttcctaaacagcggaagaccagcaagaccgtgttgttgtataaaaagggagatccacatgacatcggcaactatcgtccaatctgcctactgcccgtcagctctttacaagagtggtccttaataggattgaaaaagtcttggatgtaG
- a CDS encoding hypothetical protein (NECATOR_CHRIV.G15737.T1) translates to MIRNVFLLLTSSAACFAFQTPLIWKESKKIEMIRNGKYSDYSKNMINLLRSTQTPDLPDIKVYEFDYEYGQNITIGRPGQPFFVWVTTFSSMLWVPHNDCNTGLCIGKRKFTPAKSKTFVPVKEQWEAPGYGGRAKGERLGTDEVQLGGEDEDQLLIRRTAFGLATQVDSVFKETPFDGALGLAFSVYDEEKGEPFITNAINKEALREPLFSVWLASRKVGNGEPGGAITYGALDNYNCDPVFQYENISSDVFYQFKIDGVSLREFKRERSEEAMLHFSNSIRGPTAIIEELAKTAGALPIGENGFYYIDCENNFPPLQITVGPTVYSIENDKLRIKVEDGYCLLALSPADEGPTFGSSAWYFGIPLMRQYCTVFDVEKRRIGFAKPIPDETKSSTTARRSTIRSTKSYTGVVPQMTTPSTPTTSGGRGLLLLFSCIIFPIFLHCFGFYFI, encoded by the exons ATGATTCGTAACGTGTTTCTTCTCCTCACTTCCTCTGCAGCTTGCTTTGCCTTCCAAACTCCGCTTATTTGGAAGGAATCGAAGAAG ATTGAAATGATAAGGAATGGAAAGTACTCAGATTACTCAAAGAACATGATAAATTTACTGAGAAGTACGCAAACTCCTGATCTTCCGGACATAAAA GTATACGAATTCGATTATGAATATGGACAAAACATAACGATAGGAAGACCAGGACAACCATTTTTTGTTTGGGTAACTACGTTCTCATCGATGTTATGGGTGCCACACAACGACTGCAATAC AGGATTGTGCATAGGAAAACGGAAATTTACGCCTGCTAAGTCTAAAACGTTCGTTCCCGTCAAAGAACAATGGGAAGCTCCAGGTTATGGGGGAAGAGCGAAAGGAGAACGCCTTGGCACTGATGAAGTGCAA CTCGGAGGTGAAGACGAAGATCAGCTTCTTATACGTAGGACTGCGTTTGGCCTCGCAACACAAGTGGATTCCGTTTTTAAGGAG ACACCTTTCGATGGAGCTCTCGGCCTCGCATTCTCAGTTTACGATGAAGAGAAAGGAGAACCTTTCATCACTAACGCAATAAACAAAG AGGCTCTTCGTGAACCCTTATTTTCCGTGTGGTTGGCATCTCGAAAGGTTGGCAACGGAGAACCGGGTGGAGCAATTACCTACGGTGCTCTTGACAACTACAACTGCGATCCTGTATTCCAATACGAGAACATATCCTCTGATGTTTTTTATCAGTTCAAA ATAGATGGTGTTTCCCTGAGAGAATTTAAGCGAGAAAGGAGCGAAGAAGCCATGTTGCACTTCAGCAACTCTATAAGAGGTCCCACCGCTATTATCGAAGAGCTGGCTAAAACCGCAGGAGCGTTG CCAATTGGTGAGAACGGATTCTATTATATCGATTGCGAAAACAATTTTCCACCCCTTCAAATAACAGTTGGACCTACCGTGTACTCCATCGAAAACGACAAGCTTAGAATAAAG GTCGAAGATGGATACTGCCTACTTGCTTTATCACCGGCAGACGAAGGTCCAACTTTTGGAAGTTCTGCTTGGTATTTCGGGATACCTTTGATGCGTCAGTATTGCACTGTCTTTGATGTTGAAAAGAGACGAATTGGCTTTGCTAAACCGATTCCCGACGAGACAAAGTCGTCAACGACTGCACGGCGAAGTACTATTAGAAGTACTAAAAGTTACACAGG GGTCGTGCCACAAATGACTACACCAAGTACACCAACAACGAGCGGCGGTCGCGGTCTCctactccttttttcttgtattattTTCCCAATTTTCTTGCATTGTTTCggtttttacttcatttaa
- a CDS encoding hypothetical protein (NECATOR_CHRIV.G15739.T1), giving the protein MTTCNYNAACIGCGIEDLMMQTRKFKCDVIELTETRRRHPLNAVYGTGEELFLETCDSRGIGGVSVLVNTDMAINIDSSEQLTTRIGSLRMRRCGPTPA; this is encoded by the coding sequence ATGACGACCTGTAATTATAACGCCGCTTGCATTGGATGCggcattgaagatctgatgatgcaaaccAGAAAGTTCAAGTGCGACGTCATCgaactgaccgagacgaggcgACGACATCCACTAAATGCCGTGTATGGCACTGGAGAAGAATTGTTCTTagaaacatgcgacagtagaggaatTGGTGGAGTTAGTGTCCTCGTCAATACGGATATGGCAATAAACATCGACTCTtccgaacaacttacgacccgcaTCGGaagtctgcggatgagaagatgtggtccaacaccagcttga
- a CDS encoding hypothetical protein (NECATOR_CHRIV.G15738.T1): protein MLIATLLVAVGTSFCAVFQSPLIWRTPSKVEMIRREHLERLVDPSASQQSNIDLVHTIVDENEDYDFAQLVTIGTPGQKFLLWLSTHSSMVWVPHPDCTSVVCSYTEKFTPEMSETFIGSNTKWTSISYGGTANGTVGSDVIKIFGVNGTELTVLRTPFGLATNVETRYRNVEFDGVLGLAYTANNGSRIKPFIVWAINQAALREPLFTVWLSHPTFDSGKYDGIITYGSVDTKNCGEVIGYANFSSELFYQYRVDAISMGQFKSSGELEVMQEFNGWITGPPSMVKEMAEIAGAQFNTQHSVYKIDCNARFPDLEIEIGSDTYSIKPKNLIVKVTNDLCIFMMAHGEPNSTKWYFGAPFIREYCTIFDIGGKRFGFAKANPNMSEHTTTLSFRRTSRKLAPSFATTTERSRATTTKGGDVSMLSIQCLIIATHYLFLRILYGHTFVKD, encoded by the exons ATGCTTATCGCTACCCTGCTTGTCGCTGTTGGTACCTCATTCTGTGCTGTTTTTCAGAGCCCATTAATTTGGAGGACGCCCTCAAAG GTTGAAATGATAAGGCGGGAGCATTTGGAACGGTTAGTAGACCCTTCCGCAAGCCAGCAATCTAACATCGATCTAGTTCACACTATA GTAGACGAGAACGAAGACTACGATTTCGCGCAACTTGTCACAATTGGAACACCCggccaaaaatttcttctttggcTTTCTACACATTCGTCAATGGTTTGGGTTCCTCATCCTGACTGCACTTC gGTTGTCTGTTCCTACACCGAAAAATTTACACCTGAGATGTCAGAAACGTTTATCGGGTCGAACACAAAATGGACGAGCATCAGCTACGGTGGAACTGCAAATGGAACTGTAGGAAGTGATGTAATAAAA ATTTTCGGCGTAAACGGGACGGAACTAACGGTTCTCAGAACACCTTTTGGATTGGCAACGAACGTAGAAACCCGTTATAGAAAT GTCGAATTTGATGGCGTTCTTGGCCTCGCGTACACCGCAAATAATGGAAGCCGGATCAAACCTTTCATCGTTTGGGCAATAAACCAAG CAGCGCTCAGGGAGCCTCTGTTCACCGTATGGCTATCCCATCCTACATTCGACTCCGGCAAATATGATGGAATAATTACGTATGGCTCAGTCGACACAAAAAATTGTGGAGAAGTGATTGGATACGCAAATTTCTCGTCCGAGTTATTTTATCAGTATAGG GTGGATGCGATCTCAATGGGTCAGTTCAAAAGCAGTGGTGAGCTTGAAGTTATGCAGGAATTTAACGGTTGGATAACAGGTCCACCTTCCATGGTCAAGGAGATGGCAGAGATAGCTGGGGCACAG TTCAATACCCAACATTCCGTCTACAAGATTGATTGCAATGCCAGATTCCCTGATTTAGAAATCGAAATTGGTTCAGATACTTATTCGATCAAGCCCAAGAATCTTATAGTGAAA gtcACCAATGACCTCTGCATTTTTATGATGGCACATGGCGAGCCGAACTCTACAAAGTGGTATTTCGGTGCACCGTTCATTCGAGAGTACTGTACGATTTTCGACATTGGAGGAAAGCGGTTTGGATTTGCAAAAGCAAATCCGAATATGTCAGAGCACACAACAACTCTATCTTTTCGTCGAACTTCGAGGAAATT AGCACCCTCCTTTGCAACGACGACAGAGCGATCACGAGCTACAACCACAAAAGGGGGCGATGTTTCAATGCTTTCCATACAGTGCCTAATTATCGCGACCCACTACTTGTTTTT GAGGATTCTCTATGGACATACCTTCGTAAAAGATTGA
- a CDS encoding hypothetical protein (NECATOR_CHRIV.G15737.T3), with protein sequence MMRHDSTSRGIPRREKKRTLDMYATIAKQRHLLTFTDNTQRWPKPVVAEATADHLPPSIATMLFTVFLLIVGSATSLAFQTPLIWRESTKIEKMRNGGYAKMAASPEKSTAALNRKSNILYRIDESVYGQNITIGKPGQPFFVYLSTLSSMLWVPSSDCISVLCKDKRKFLPDKSETFTSVKEHWEAPGYGGGATGGVLGTDELRLGGENEDQLVIKKASFGLASQADSIYDQVKFDGALGLTFSTHNGGKGEPFITNAINKGAFRKPMFSVWLDPKNVHSGERGGAITYGAMDDYNCGPVFNYESISSESFYQFKIDGVSLGKFKHEGREDVLLHFGNSIAGPSDIVEQIAEAAGAVPLFGIDFFFLPCDIPIPNLEIKSGSTVYVIESKKLIVQIDKDVCILALVGADDGPVFGTTWWVGAPLMRQYCTVFDIGEKKIGFAEQIPEGSKSSTTKFVVQTTTAGSSGGNNGNSGSGLVNFANVRDSKKIWSCQLRADWQTCFPWLRMIRNVFLLLTSSAACFAFQTPLIWKESKKIEMIRNGKYSDYSKNMINLLRSTQTPDLPDIKVYEFDYEYGQNITIGRPGQPFFVWVTTFSSMLWVPHNDCNTGLCIGKRKFTPAKSKTFVPVKEQWEAPGYGGRAKGERLGTDEVQLGGEDEDQLLIRRTAFGLATQVDSVFKETPFDGALGLAFSVYDEEKGEPFITNAINKEALREPLFSVWLASRKVGNGEPGGAITYGALDNYNCDPVFQYENISSDVFYQFKIDGVSLREFKRERSEEAMLHFSNSIRGPTAIIEELAKTAGALPIGENGFYYIDCENNFPPLQITVGPTVYSIENDKLRIKVEDGYCLLALSPADEGPTFGSSAWYFGIPLMRQYCTVFDVEKRRIGFAKPIPDETKSSTTARRSTIRSTKSYTGVVPQMTTPSTPTTSGGRGSQSIGQSRKYGGVEEVSTETGVPGLLHYILDAFVRSPSRSGVRSFIMFKFPTQINVAGAFGYVRSVEREWGIRDSSVSHKHRLLQIQLKTDASTCFVEFGQHSFRLADARCYHYDVISKAQMV encoded by the exons ATGATGCGGCATGACTCCACCTCACGAGGAATTCCAAGGAGAGAGAAAAAGCGTACTCTGGACATGTATGCGACGATAGCTAAACAACGTCATTTATTAACGTTTACTGATAAC ACACAAAGATGGCCGAAGCCCGTCGTCGCTGAAGCCACCGCTGACCATCTGCCACCGTCAATAGCAAc GATGCTTTTTACCGTCTTTCTACTTATAGTTGGGTCTGCTACCTCTCTCGCATTCCAAACTCCGCTTATTTGGAGGGAATCAACAAAG attgaaaaaatgaggaacGGAGGATACGCAAAGATGGCGGCCAGTCCAGAAAAATCCACTGCAGCTCTTAATCGTAAGAGCAACATA CTGTACAGAATCGATGAATCCGTATATGGACAAAACATAACGATAGGAAAACCAGGACAAccattttttgtttacctttCTACGTTATCGTCTATGTTATGGGTGCCAAGTAGCGACTGCATTTC AGTATTGTGCAAAGACAAGCGCAAGTTTTTGCCGGATAAGTCTGAAACATTCACTTCTGTCAAGGAACATTGGGAGGCTCCAGGTTATGGTGGAGGCGCAACAGGAGGAGTTCTTGGTACGGATGAGCTGCGC ctGGGAGGAGAAAATGAGGATCAGCTTGTTATTAAAAAGGCTTCGTTTGGTCTTGCATCACAAGCGGATTCCATTTATGATCAG GTGAAGTTCGATGGAGCTCTCGGCCTTACATTTTCTACTCACAATGGAGGGAAAGGAGAACCTTTCATTACTAACGCAATAAACAAAG GAGCTTTTCGCAAGCCCATGTTTTCTGTGTGGTTAGATCCTAAAAATGTTCACTCTGGAGAACGTGGTGGAGCTATCACCTATGGAGCTATGGACGACTACAACTGTGGTCCTGTTTTCAACTACGAAAGTATATCTTCCGAATCGTTTTATCAGTTCAAG ATTGATGGTGTGTCCCTTGGAAAATTCAAGCACGAAGGGAGAGAAGACGTTTTACTGCATTTCGGCAACTCAATAGCAGGCCCATCTGATATTGTTGAGCAGATTGCTGAAGCTGCAGGAGCCGTG CCTCTTTTTGGTatcgacttcttctttcttccctGCGACATCCCTATCCCCAACCTTGAAATTAAGTCTGGATCTACTGTTTACGTTATTGAAAGCAAAAAGCTTATAGTacag ATTGACAAAGACGTCTGCATACTTGCTCTAGTGGGTGCTGATGATGGTCCAGTCTTCGGAACAACTTGGTGGGTCGGAGCACCCTTGATGCGTCAGTACTGCACTGTCTTCGATAttggagagaagaaaatcggTTTCGCTGAACAAATTCCTGAAGGGAGCAAGTCTTCAACAACTAA GTTTGTGGTGCAAACAACAACTGCTGGAAGCAGCGGCGGCAACAACGGCAACAGCGGCAGCGGCCT CgtaaattttgcaaatgtgaGAGATTCGAAGAAAATCTGGAGTTGTCAGCTGCGTGCTGACTGGCAAACATGCTTTCCGTGGTTGAG GATGATTCGTAACGTGTTTCTTCTCCTCACTTCCTCTGCAGCTTGCTTTGCCTTCCAAACTCCGCTTATTTGGAAGGAATCGAAGAAG ATTGAAATGATAAGGAATGGAAAGTACTCAGATTACTCAAAGAACATGATAAATTTACTGAGAAGTACGCAAACTCCTGATCTTCCGGACATAAAA GTATACGAATTCGATTATGAATATGGACAAAACATAACGATAGGAAGACCAGGACAACCATTTTTTGTTTGGGTAACTACGTTCTCATCGATGTTATGGGTGCCACACAACGACTGCAATAC AGGATTGTGCATAGGAAAACGGAAATTTACGCCTGCTAAGTCTAAAACGTTCGTTCCCGTCAAAGAACAATGGGAAGCTCCAGGTTATGGGGGAAGAGCGAAAGGAGAACGCCTTGGCACTGATGAAGTGCAA CTCGGAGGTGAAGACGAAGATCAGCTTCTTATACGTAGGACTGCGTTTGGCCTCGCAACACAAGTGGATTCCGTTTTTAAGGAG ACACCTTTCGATGGAGCTCTCGGCCTCGCATTCTCAGTTTACGATGAAGAGAAAGGAGAACCTTTCATCACTAACGCAATAAACAAAG AGGCTCTTCGTGAACCCTTATTTTCCGTGTGGTTGGCATCTCGAAAGGTTGGCAACGGAGAACCGGGTGGAGCAATTACCTACGGTGCTCTTGACAACTACAACTGCGATCCTGTATTCCAATACGAGAACATATCCTCTGATGTTTTTTATCAGTTCAAA ATAGATGGTGTTTCCCTGAGAGAATTTAAGCGAGAAAGGAGCGAAGAAGCCATGTTGCACTTCAGCAACTCTATAAGAGGTCCCACCGCTATTATCGAAGAGCTGGCTAAAACCGCAGGAGCGTTG CCAATTGGTGAGAACGGATTCTATTATATCGATTGCGAAAACAATTTTCCACCCCTTCAAATAACAGTTGGACCTACCGTGTACTCCATCGAAAACGACAAGCTTAGAATAAAG GTCGAAGATGGATACTGCCTACTTGCTTTATCACCGGCAGACGAAGGTCCAACTTTTGGAAGTTCTGCTTGGTATTTCGGGATACCTTTGATGCGTCAGTATTGCACTGTCTTTGATGTTGAAAAGAGACGAATTGGCTTTGCTAAACCGATTCCCGACGAGACAAAGTCGTCAACGACTGCACGGCGAAGTACTATTAGAAGTACTAAAAGTTACACAGG GGTCGTGCCACAAATGACTACACCAAGTACACCAACAACGAGCGGCGGTCGCG gttcccaaagcataggtcaaagcaggaagtacggtggtgttgaagaggtgagcacggagacgggtgttcctggtcttcttcactacatcctcgatgcttttgtacgctccccaagccgctcgggGGTCagatcgttcatcatgttcaagttcccgacccagataaacgtagctggtgcattcggatatgttcgttccgttgagcgtgaatggggcatccgagactcATCCGTTTCGcataaacatcgtcttttgcagattcagctgaagaccgatgcatccacatgtttcgtcgaattcggtcagcattcgttccgcttggctgatgctaggtgttatcactacgatgtcatcagcaaagcgcaaatggtgtag
- a CDS encoding hypothetical protein (NECATOR_CHRIV.G15740.T2), translating to MDLEKFYREDHTFYKVIIGDFNAKKLSSLRWTWESPDGEYHNEIDYIIVSKRFCLTDVAVVPREAIKEDLMEKVIHDFYSDPFDTHVHLPSHHLKEDGHAIPNVLLSEVRHGIMSVKIRTSSGPDRIKFLTRKDATVQHLRAIGTNGSIAGARSSKSMNDEQGAQVSLL from the exons atggacctggagaagttctacagagaagatcataccttctacaaggtcattattggtgatttcaacgccaaaaaactctcctctctacgctggacgtgggagtcacccgatggagagtatcataatgaaattgactacatcatcgtcagtaaaaggttttgcctgacggatgtcgctgttgtaccaag agaggcgataaaggaagacctaaTGGAGAAggtcattcacgacttctactcagatccCTTCGACAcccacgtccacttgccttCTCACCATCTGAAGGAAGATGGACATGCCATTCCAAACGTCCTCCTttccgaagtccgacatggcatcatgtcggtgaagatTCGTACTTCgtccggtcccgacagaatcaa GTTCCTCACGAGAAAAGATGCCACTGTGCAACACTTGCGCGcaatcgggacaaatggaagtattgcTGGTGCCCGCTCAAGCAAGTCGATGAACGATGAACAAGGAGCACAG GTCTCCTTGCTGTGA
- a CDS encoding hypothetical protein (NECATOR_CHRIV.G15736.T1), with amino-acid sequence MPLCLTFIDLEKAFGSVETEAVVEALDNQGVPIQYIKVDGRQLHHLRFADDIVVITPSISQAERMLTEFDETCGCIGLQLNLQKTMFMRNG; translated from the exons atgccgctctgtctcaccttcatcgacttagaGAAAGCCTTCGgatcagttgagacggaagcggtcgtggaagccttggacaaccaaggcgtccctattcagtacataaag gttgatggtcggcagctacaccatttgcgctttgctgatgacatcgtagtgataacacctagcatcagccaagcggaacgaatgctgaccgaattcgacgaaacatgtggatgcatcggtcttcagctgaatctgcaaaagacgatgtttatgCGAAACGGATga
- a CDS encoding hypothetical protein (NECATOR_CHRIV.G15737.T2), whose protein sequence is MLFTVFLLIVGSATSLAFQTPLIWRESTKIEKMRNGGYAKMAASPEKSTAALNRKSNILYRIDESVYGQNITIGKPGQPFFVYLSTLSSMLWVPSSDCISVLCKDKRKFLPDKSETFTSVKEHWEAPGYGGGATGGVLGTDELRLGGENEDQLVIKKASFGLASQADSIYDQVKFDGALGLTFSTHNGGKGEPFITNAINKGAFRKPMFSVWLDPKNVHSGERGGAITYGAMDDYNCGPVFNYESISSESFYQFKIDGVSLGKFKHEGREDVLLHFGNSIAGPSDIVEQIAEAAGAVPLFGIDFFFLPCDIPIPNLEIKSGSTVYVIESKKLIVQIDKDVCILALVGADDGPVFGTTWWVGAPLMRQYCTVFDIGEKKIGFAEQIPEGSKSSTTKFVVQTTTAGSSGGNNGNSGSGLFSHSSFVFFSFLSFFLYCYLT, encoded by the exons ATGCTTTTTACCGTCTTTCTACTTATAGTTGGGTCTGCTACCTCTCTCGCATTCCAAACTCCGCTTATTTGGAGGGAATCAACAAAG attgaaaaaatgaggaacGGAGGATACGCAAAGATGGCGGCCAGTCCAGAAAAATCCACTGCAGCTCTTAATCGTAAGAGCAACATA CTGTACAGAATCGATGAATCCGTATATGGACAAAACATAACGATAGGAAAACCAGGACAAccattttttgtttacctttCTACGTTATCGTCTATGTTATGGGTGCCAAGTAGCGACTGCATTTC AGTATTGTGCAAAGACAAGCGCAAGTTTTTGCCGGATAAGTCTGAAACATTCACTTCTGTCAAGGAACATTGGGAGGCTCCAGGTTATGGTGGAGGCGCAACAGGAGGAGTTCTTGGTACGGATGAGCTGCGC ctGGGAGGAGAAAATGAGGATCAGCTTGTTATTAAAAAGGCTTCGTTTGGTCTTGCATCACAAGCGGATTCCATTTATGATCAG GTGAAGTTCGATGGAGCTCTCGGCCTTACATTTTCTACTCACAATGGAGGGAAAGGAGAACCTTTCATTACTAACGCAATAAACAAAG GAGCTTTTCGCAAGCCCATGTTTTCTGTGTGGTTAGATCCTAAAAATGTTCACTCTGGAGAACGTGGTGGAGCTATCACCTATGGAGCTATGGACGACTACAACTGTGGTCCTGTTTTCAACTACGAAAGTATATCTTCCGAATCGTTTTATCAGTTCAAG ATTGATGGTGTGTCCCTTGGAAAATTCAAGCACGAAGGGAGAGAAGACGTTTTACTGCATTTCGGCAACTCAATAGCAGGCCCATCTGATATTGTTGAGCAGATTGCTGAAGCTGCAGGAGCCGTG CCTCTTTTTGGTatcgacttcttctttcttccctGCGACATCCCTATCCCCAACCTTGAAATTAAGTCTGGATCTACTGTTTACGTTATTGAAAGCAAAAAGCTTATAGTacag ATTGACAAAGACGTCTGCATACTTGCTCTAGTGGGTGCTGATGATGGTCCAGTCTTCGGAACAACTTGGTGGGTCGGAGCACCCTTGATGCGTCAGTACTGCACTGTCTTCGATAttggagagaagaaaatcggTTTCGCTGAACAAATTCCTGAAGGGAGCAAGTCTTCAACAACTAA GTTTGTGGTGCAAACAACAACTGCTGGAAGCAGCGGCGGCAACAACGGCAACAGCGGCAGCGGCCTGTTCTCGCACTcttctttcgtctttttctcatttttatccttctttttgtaCTGCTACTTAACCTAA